In Mastomys coucha isolate ucsf_1 unplaced genomic scaffold, UCSF_Mcou_1 pScaffold5, whole genome shotgun sequence, one genomic interval encodes:
- the Mrps23 gene encoding 28S ribosomal protein S23, mitochondrial, whose protein sequence is MAGSRLETVGSVFSRTRDLIRAGVLKEKPLWFDIYKAFPPLREPVFRRPRLRYGKAKAAIQDIFYHEDQIRAKFFAAYGSGHKAFDLFNPNFKSTCQRFVEKYIELQNLGETDEEKLFVKTSKALLAEGIILRRVREARTVSVRRQASSEGKEEDGQKQLVQEKQHVQEKQLVQEKQLVQEKQEPETALSPP, encoded by the exons ATGGCAGGCAGCCGGCTGGAGACGGTGGGGAGTGTGTTCTCCCG GACGAGGGATCTGATTCGGGCTGGGGTGTTGAAGGAGAAGCCACTGTGGTTTGACATATATAAGGCCTTTCCGCCTCTGAGAGAGCCTGTCTTCCGAAGGCCCCGTTTACGATATGGCAAAGCCAAAGCTGCCATCCAGGACATCTTTTACCATGAGGATCAGATTCGAGC GAAATTCTTTGCAGCCTATGGATCTGGTCACAAAGCTTTTGATCTCTTCAACCCAAACTTCAAGTCTACCTGTCAGCG GTTTGTGGAGAAGTACATAGAGCTGCAGAATCTTGGAGAAACAGATGAAGAGAAGTTATTTGTAAAAACGAGTAAGGCCCTGTTGGCAGAAGGCATCATTTTAAGACGAGTTCGAGAAGCAAGGACT GTCAGTGTGAGACGCCAAGCTTCatcagaaggaaaggaagaagatggcCAGAAGCAGCTTGTGCAGGAGAAGCAGCATGTGCAGGAGAAGCAGCTTGTGCAGGAGAAGCAGCTTgtgcaggagaagcaggagccagagacagccctctcccctccctga